AATAATATAAAAAATAATTAAACTATTTATTCGTAATCCAGCATCCCATGAGTGTAATAATATTGAAGCTCTGAAGCATGCTGTAATTCGAAATTTCGGTAGGGGAGGCTGAAGTAAGGGAAAATCATTCCTTTTATTAAATAATAATATGCTGGAATTATTCCATACTCTCTCTTTGCCACATCAAAATACAACGGAAACCCGCAGCCCTGCATTATCACCGGATTTCCACTTCTTGCTGTTCCATGCCATACCATAGGAATTGGGCCTTTTTGACCGTGCTGCTTAGCTAATTTGTTAACATAGGCCATTGCTTCATCATAGCTGTTGAATATTTTCCCATCAAGTTTATATTTATATCTGCCATCAGGAACCCCAAAAATAGCCACCTTAATTGAATCCATCCACTGAATTTTATTATATGAATCAGAAGTACCCTGAGTATCGATAAATGCCATTTGAATTATGAAAGTGTCTCCATCCCTATAACTTCGATAATTTGAACTTCCTGCAAAGTGCACAACCAGAGCACACTTAGAATTTCTCTCTTCTGCATATTTTGCCAGGACCTGGGAATGAGGATGCCCCGGATACATATCTGGATTTGCAACTTTAACAAATGCAAGCCTTCCTAAAGGTTCTATATCTCCATTTAAACCCGTGATGTAAATATAACCTCCAAGTAACAGGAGGATAACTACAATAACTATTCCCCATCTCATTTATTCACCTGTAAATTATAACTCCTAATTTTGCTATAATTTCATAAAACTTAAGTTAAATTTCAATCTTTTCTATTTATTTCTATTTATTTCAATGTATCCTATTAAATATCATAGTAATTAAACTTTGTCCCCCCTTTATCACAGTTTATTTTAAACCCTTATTGGCACTTAGTAAGTTGTAACAGTTTAATGGTATTTAGAAAGTATGATTAACAAGCACTATGCATTTGCAGACAATCAAAAAACCCGTAAACATAACCATACATATAACTCAGGATATGCTGCCTTTTATAAGATATAAAACTTGTTGAAAACCATTATTCTCAAAAATAATAAATCTCATAAAACCCGCTACTAAAAAAATACGCTGTTCCATCATTTTATTACTTTTCACTCTTTATGACATTTCCTTCTTCTTTAGTAAAATATTTATATTAAATAATGTCCATAAACAATATTGATATTATGTCAAAAATAAAAAAAGAGGTGGTTTGACCATGGATATTGGAGAAATAGTTGGGGATGCTGTTAGGTATCCCTCACAGGACTGGAAAAAGGTACTTATATTTGGTGTCATGTTCCTTTTGAGCTTTTTAATTATTCCTGCATTTATTGCAATGGGATATTTTCTTAGGACACTGAAAGCATCAATTGCCGGTTCAGATGAGCTTCCAGAATTTGAAGAATGGGGCGAAATGATTGTAGACGGGATCAAGGTATTTATAGTTCAGTTAGTATATTTCATTGTTCCAGCGATTATAATTTTTGCAGGAATGTGGACATCAATAGCAGCAATGCAGGGCTTAGCTGCAGACCCATCTGCTTTAGCTTTCGGAGTATTAGGTGTAACTGCCATAATCGGAATTATATTAGCCATTATACTGGGTTTAATAGCCACAATCGCGTTAGCTAATATGGCTTACTATAACAGCGAACTTGGTGCTGCATTTAGATTCGGTGAAATACTTGAAAAAATAAATCAAATTGGATGGACAGATTACATAATCTGGTATATAGTTATGATCATTATAGGAGTGGTTATAGGAGTCATAGCAAGTATTTTAGGCATTATTCCAATACTCGGCTGGTTAATCCTTGTATTAGTAGTGTATCCTTACACATACTTGCTCTATGCAAGGGCTTTAGCATTGTTATTCATATCAGACGGCACATCAACTGTTATTCCACAAGAATCAGCCCCCTCAGAATAAATAGAAAACTCTTTTTTATTTTTTATTTTGAATCTTTCTAAATTTGTATTAATTTTATCTAAATTGTTTAAAATATATAATCTATTTATATTATAAAGGTTAGATCTATAAACATTGTTCAATTTTTGTAGATATTGCCGTGATAAAATGAGTGAAGAAGAATCAATTAAAATAGATGAAACTGATAAAAAAATCCTTAATTTATTAAGTAAAGACGGGAGAATGTCATATCGAAAAATATCAAGAGAACTGGATGTATCTGTGGGTACAGTTCACAATAGGGTGGATAAATTTGCAAAATCAGGCATTATAAAAAAATTCATACCCCAGATAGACCATTCCAAACTCGGTTACAAATTAACCACCATAATAGGTGTAAAAGTAAAAGGAGGAGTTTTAAGAAACTGGGAGAACAAAACTGCCTATCATAAAAATGTTCTTGGAATTTACGATGTTACAGGAGAATTCGATGCTATATTACTTGCTAAATTTAAAGATACTACTGAGCTCGATTCATTTATCAAAGGACTACTTAAAGAACCAGACGTGCAGAGAACCTACACTCAAACCGTTTTAAACATTGTAAAGGAAGAATTAAGCTCTTTAGATATATTAAAAGAAGAGGATATAATTAATTAAACCTGTGATTTTTTCATAAACTGTTTTTACCCTTTCTCGGGATAATTTTTCTGATCAATTCTTTCGAAATTGTTTCATCCTCATTTAAAGAGATAACATATTCTCCCTGTGGTTCTTCAATTAATAAAGCAATGGGAAATATTTCTGCTGCTATGAATTCTCTTCTTTCATTTT
This sequence is a window from Methanobacterium sp.. Protein-coding genes within it:
- a CDS encoding DUF4013 domain-containing protein encodes the protein MDIGEIVGDAVRYPSQDWKKVLIFGVMFLLSFLIIPAFIAMGYFLRTLKASIAGSDELPEFEEWGEMIVDGIKVFIVQLVYFIVPAIIIFAGMWTSIAAMQGLAADPSALAFGVLGVTAIIGIILAIILGLIATIALANMAYYNSELGAAFRFGEILEKINQIGWTDYIIWYIVMIIIGVVIGVIASILGIIPILGWLILVLVVYPYTYLLYARALALLFISDGTSTVIPQESAPSE
- a CDS encoding Lrp/AsnC family transcriptional regulator, producing MSEEESIKIDETDKKILNLLSKDGRMSYRKISRELDVSVGTVHNRVDKFAKSGIIKKFIPQIDHSKLGYKLTTIIGVKVKGGVLRNWENKTAYHKNVLGIYDVTGEFDAILLAKFKDTTELDSFIKGLLKEPDVQRTYTQTVLNIVKEELSSLDILKEEDIIN